The sequence CTTTCATATCATAATCAAGCCCAGAAAAAGGCTCATCCATCAAAAGTAGATCAGGTTTTGTCACAACCGCTCTTACGAAAGCGACCCTTTGTCTCATACCGCCGCTTAGCTCACTTGGGTATTTTAAAGTATCCTTTTGGCTTAGCCCAACCTTTTTAAAAAGCTCTAAAACAGCGTTAATGTCTGGTTTATCCATAACTAAAAGCACATTTTCAAGAGCATTTTTCCATGTTAGCAGGCGATTTTCTTGAAAAAAATATGTAGTCTTTTTAAAGTTATTAAAAATTTTTCCTTTTCTAGGCTCATTTAGTCCGCTAATAAGTCGAAGTATCGTCGTTTTGCCACATCCTGATGGCCCAAAAAGCGTCACTACCTCGCCACCTTTTACATTTAGGCTAAAATTCCTTACGACCTTATCTCTTAAAATTTCATACTCTACATTTTTAAGCTCAAGCATCATCTTCTCCAAGGCATCAAAGCTATTTTTAATGGCTCGATGATGAGGTATTCAAAAAGCATGATAAGAGTGATGCTTAAAAGAACATACGCCATTACCTCGGTTGTTTCAAGCATCGCTCTTGCATTTGCTATCTTTGCTCCCATGCCGTTATTTGCACCTAGTAGCTCAGCCATTATGACTATCTTTACACCCATTGCGACAGCTACGCTAATAGAGCTTATTATGTAGCTCGTAAGATGTGGGATGTAAAGGTGTCTTATTTTTTTTAAAATTCCTAGATTATAAGCGTCAAACATCTCTTTTAGCTCCTCATCTACGCTACTCATAGCAACTGCTGAGCTTGCAAAAGTAAGTGGTAAAACGGTTATAAAGATAGTAAAAACGGTGCTAAAATTTCCAAATCCAAACCAAAAAATAGCAAGTACTATCCAAATAATTGGTGGCATTGATAAAAGCAAGGTGATAACAGGCTTTACAAAGGCTGCAAAACTTTTAAAACTACCTGCTATTAGCCCTAAAAATATACCAAAAAATGTTGCCGAGCAAACTCCGATCAGTGATCTGCAAAGCGTTATATTTATCTCGCTGTTTTTGTAATCTTTTAAAATTTCACAGGCTTTTAAAAATACATCTTTTGGTGGCGGAAGCAAGAGTGGGGAGCTAAACTCGCTTCCCACTTGCCAAATGGCTAAGATCAAAAAAACTACGGCAAATCCGCTAAATCCGCCCCAAAAATAGTCAATTATCTTTAAAAAGCTTGAGCGATCTTTTTTGATGCCATCAATTAGTATCATAAAAATAGACCTTTATCTGGCATCTTGCCGCCTAGAAATTTTGGATTAAACTGATAAATTTCTTCAAAAAATGCCATGATCTCATTTTGTAATTCATTTGCTTTTGTTACTGTTAAATTTGCCTTATCAAAAGCATTTGCAAGTGCTACTTCTGGAGCTGGTAAGTAGCTTGAACCTATCTTTGCTGCACTTTGTTTATTCTCAAGTATCCATGAAAGT comes from Campylobacter concisus and encodes:
- a CDS encoding ABC transporter ATP-binding protein — its product is MLELKNVEYEILRDKVVRNFSLNVKGGEVVTLFGPSGCGKTTILRLISGLNEPRKGKIFNNFKKTTYFFQENRLLTWKNALENVLLVMDKPDINAVLELFKKVGLSQKDTLKYPSELSGGMRQRVAFVRAVVTKPDLLLMDEPFSGLDYDMKEILIEIIGQRVSEGMSVVLVTHDRMEAVKMSNRIYFLSSKGAVIQRELEIDKNFKERDFTFISKMIDENFKGQIYYD
- a CDS encoding ABC transporter permease, with product MILIDGIKKDRSSFLKIIDYFWGGFSGFAVVFLILAIWQVGSEFSSPLLLPPPKDVFLKACEILKDYKNSEINITLCRSLIGVCSATFFGIFLGLIAGSFKSFAAFVKPVITLLLSMPPIIWIVLAIFWFGFGNFSTVFTIFITVLPLTFASSAVAMSSVDEELKEMFDAYNLGILKKIRHLYIPHLTSYIISSISVAVAMGVKIVIMAELLGANNGMGAKIANARAMLETTEVMAYVLLSITLIMLFEYLIIEPLKIALMPWRR